One genomic region from Neospora caninum Liverpool complete genome, chromosome V encodes:
- a CDS encoding putative glutathione s-transferase, protein MADKRNPRRRASLPGIGRRRRHAEVCMVKHFGLRWLLDFTVTSPFLRGVRLDADAVATLAIVCQHQLEDALGSTSTVTSRKVTFPVPVDDLQPDVELQHRLSRLVARFYSGVAIGPPRSLKKDILVYLKCRQVGSADAIRLVLNDQSVPYMEFHVGRSIMSDTFKDEFVAARLPDSLPYYSDGACEMTGAGTVLRYVAAKTGLMGRSPAEREKIESIIEYGFSVLQSLWRADCQCGETQRMSQDRAKAKFVKEKLLPILRTLNALVPTNDESATPAAADCQWEEESAFATRRLRPTWSSGRAYFCRLSTLPGIRKLSNATDQTSNLSRNRLIVIERVGCLSAMEQCHQKAESVVYFVGDRVTLRVGISSFFFLYLSV, encoded by the exons ATGGCAGACAAGAGGAATCCTCGTCGCAGGGCTTCTCTGCCCGGTATCGGACGACGGCGCCGACACGCTGAGGTGTGTATGGTGAAACACTTTGGTCTTCGCTGGCTTCTCGATTTCACAGTCACAAGTCCTTTTCTCCGGGGAGTGCGGCTTGATGCCGACGCCGTGGCAACCCTTGCTATCGTTTGTCAGCACCAACTGGAAGACGCTCTCGGGTCAACATCAACGGTAACGTCACGGAAAGTGACGTTCCCCGTCCCAGTTGACGACCTTCAGCCTGACGTTGAACTCCAACACAGACTCTCTCGCCTTGTTGCAAGATTCTACTCGGGCGTCGCCATCGGTCCCCCTCGTTCACTCAAGAAAGACATCTTGGTGTATCTGAAATGCAGGCAAGT GGGATCCGCTGATGCAATTCGGCTGGTTCTGAATGACCAGTCTGTTCCGTACATGGAGTTTCACGTCGGGCGGTCCATTATGTCCGACACGTTCAAGGACGAGTTCGTTGCCGCGAGGCTCCCAGACAGCTTACCGTACTATTCAGACGGGGCTTGCGAAATGACTGGAGCGGGAACAGTTTTACGATATGTTGCAGCCAAGACGGGTTTAATGGGGAGGTCGccggcagaaagagagaaaatcGAGTCTATCATAGAATAcggcttctctgttcttcagTCACTGTGGAGGGCAGATTGTCAGTGCGGTGAGACACAGAGAATGAGCCAAGATCGAGCCAAAGCCAAGTTTGTCAAAGAAAAGCTCCTTCCAATTCTTCGAACTCTTAATGCTCTGGTGCCGACGAACGACGAAAGTGCCACACCAGCAGCCGCAGACTGCCAGTGGGAAGAGGAGAGTGCCTTTGCGACTCGGCGGCTACGGCCGACATGG AGTTCGGGCAGAGCATACTTCTGCCGTTTGTCAACGTTGCCAGGCATTCGGAAGCTGTCGAATGCTACAGACCAAACATCAAATCTTTCTCGGAATCGCCTCATCGTTATTGAAAGAGTGGGTTGCTTGTCGGCGATGGAACAATGCCACCAAAAAGCAGAAAGTGTTGTGTACTTTGTGGGAGATCGGGTCACTCTAAGAGTTGGTATTTCATCATTTTTCTTTCTGTACCTTAGTGTATGA